From one Dama dama isolate Ldn47 chromosome 32, ASM3311817v1, whole genome shotgun sequence genomic stretch:
- the LOC133050659 gene encoding beta-defensin 103A-like, translating to MRVYYLLFGLLFLFLLPVPGNGGIISGLQRYYCRRRSGQCALIGCLPNEEQIGCCSLSGRICCRKKK from the exons ATGAGGGTCTACTACCTTCTCTTTGGgttgctcttcttgttcttgctgCCTGTTCCAG GCAATGGCGGAATCATAAGCGGGTTACAAAGGTATTATTGCAGAAGAAGAAGCGGCCAGTGTGCTCTGATCGGCTGCCTTCCAAATGAGGAACAGATAGGCTGCTGTTCCCTGAGTGGCCGAATATGCTGccggaagaagaaatga
- the LOC133050389 gene encoding beta-defensin 103A-like, protein MRVYYLLFVLLFLFLLPVPGNGGIISGLQRYYCRRRSGQCALIGCLPNEEHISRCSLSGRICCPKNPETRGESCIV, encoded by the exons ATGAGGGTCTACTACCTTCTCTTTGTgttgctcttcttgttcttgctgCCTGTTCCAG GCAATGGCGGAATCATAAGCGGGTTACAAAGGTATTACTGCAGGAGAAGAAGCGGCCAGTGTGCTCTGATTGGCTGCCTTCCAAATGAGGAGCACATAAGCCGCTGTTCCCTGAGTGGCCGAATATGCTGCCCGAAAAATCCAGAAACACGAGGAGAAAGTTGCATAGTGTGA